A part of Antennarius striatus isolate MH-2024 chromosome 21, ASM4005453v1, whole genome shotgun sequence genomic DNA contains:
- the LOC137588511 gene encoding ketimine reductase mu-crystallin-like codes for MAVQPALIWEKEIKRLLHYRDLMPALEKAMGIFSRRDSAELVQPVRCVVPLKKHNGFLGLMPAYMEKDGVLCTKLVSFYKREEGSALPGVTSTVVLLDPETGNAKAIMDGNVITNMRTAAVSAISAKLLMPPEAKVLAILGAGIQALSHYDVFTEMFSFKEVRVWNHRRQKAESFCQSVSGPVSACDSAEEAVRGADVIITVTRCIDPVLFGQWVKPGAHVVAVGACRPDWRELDDTLMKEAVVYVDSKDGAMEESGDIILSGAEMFAELGEVINGTKPALREKTTVFKSLGLAVQDAVSAKLVMDKLKAQANQP; via the exons ATGGCTGTGCAGCCTGCCTTAATTTGGGAAAAAGAGATTAAGCGTCTGTTGCATTACAGAGACTTGATGCCCGCTTTAGAAAAAGCAATGGGGATCTTCTCCAGACGGGACAGCGCAGAGCTGGTCCAACCTGTGCGCTGCGTGGTGCCGCTGAAGAAACACAACGG CTTCTTGGGTCTGATGCCTGCATACATGGAGAAAGATGGAGTCCTGTGCACAAAGCTGGTGTCCTTCTACAAGAGGGAGGAGGGCTCGGCTTTACCAGGGGTGACCTCCACGGTGGTGCTGCTCGATCCAGAGACCGGCAACGCAAAGGCA ATTATGGATGGAAATGTCATCACAAATATGAGGACTGCAGCAGTTTCTGCAATTTCTGCTAAG CTGCTGATGCCCCCTGAAGCCAAGGTGCTGGCCATCTTAGGAGCTGGTATCCAAGCCCTGAGTCACTACGATGTCTTCACAgagatgttttcatttaaagag GTGCGTGTGTGGAACCACAGACGACAGAAAGCCGAGAGTTTTTGCCAGTCGGTCAGTGGACCAGTGTCAGCTTGTGACTCAGCAGAGGAAGCTGTGAGGGGAGCGGATGTCATCATAACAGTAACCAGATGCATAGACCCTGTGTTGTTTGGTCAGTGGGTCAAGCCAGGAGCCCATGTGGTCG CAGTGGGAGCGTGCAGGCCAGACTGGAGGGAGCTGGACGACACGCTGATGAAGGAGGCGGTGGTGTACGTTGACAGCAAGGACGGTGCAATGGAGGAGTCTGGTGACATCATCCTGTCAGGG GCTGAGATGTTCGCAGAGCTTGGGGAAGTCATTAACGGGACAAAACCTGCTCTAAGAGAGAAGACGACTGTGTTCAAATCCcttg gGTTGGCAGTTCAAGATGCGGTGTCTGCTAAGCTGGTGATGGACAAGTTGAAAGCACAAGCCAACCAACCATGA